Proteins encoded within one genomic window of Solea senegalensis isolate Sse05_10M linkage group LG11, IFAPA_SoseM_1, whole genome shotgun sequence:
- the cxxc1a gene encoding CXXC-type zinc finger protein 1a, giving the protein MSEEVTGAERGPQEEEREGGEVEGETGGGVAMGTPKSPVYCVCRKPDINRFMIGCDSCTEWFHGSCVGVSEKAANAIRVWYCPSCRDKDSSLEIKFRPKKNKEKVEKEAGPESDDKPDGERSPTPQSKMDKRHVSQIKRSARMCGECDACLRTEDCAQCDFCKDMKKFGGPNKIRQKCRLRQCEVRARKMLRVKDEEMGRSGSRGRGPLRRGTGHLTEEDDDDDEEEEEEEAGFSESELELYEQYRAAGYVDLVWQSEDEDTQSDSVRKKAVKVKHVKRREKKPEKKKSVSVPKEEVKPRRHKVKQRHKERVRHSERAGEGGVKEVGGATKQCLGPGCVELARTNSKYCSDDCGMKLAANRIYEILPQRIQQWQQSPCVAEEMGRRQLERIRREQQAARLRLTQMEKRFHELEGIIANAKLQQVQQHEEVAEGDGDDTDLQIFCVSCSHPVNPKVALRHMERCYAKYESQTSFGSMYPTRIEGATRLFCDVYNPHSKTYCKRLQVLCPEHSRDPKVPADEVCGCPLVKDVFEPTGDFCRVSKRKCNKHYCWEKLRRAEVDLERVRVWYKLDELFEQERNLRTAMTNRAGLLALMLHQTIQHDPITTDLRTAKDR; this is encoded by the exons ATG TCTGAGGAGGTGACAGGAGCAGAGCGAGGTCcacaagaggaggagagagagggaggagaagttGAAGGTGAAACAGGAGGAGGGGTTGCCATGGGAACCCCCAAATCTCCTGTTTATTGTGTCTGCAGGAAACCAGACATCAACCGTTTCATGAT tgggtgTGACAGTTGTACTGAGTGGTTTCATGGAAGTTGTGTTGGAGTTTCAGAAAAAGCAGCTAACGCCATCAGAGTGTGGTACTGTCCATCCTGTAGAG ataAAGACTCGTCTCTGGAGATAAAATTCCgtccaaagaaaaacaaggagaagGTGGAGAAAGAGGCGGGGCCAGAGAGCGACGACAAACCTGATGGAGAAAGAAGCCCCACCCCTCAATCCAAGATGGACAAGAGGCATGTGTCACAG atcAAACGCTCGGCGAGGATGTGTGGCGAGTGCGACGCCTGCCTCAGGACAGAAGACTGCGCTCAGTGCGACTTCTGTAAAGACATGAAGAAGTTCGGAGGTCCCAACAAAATCCGACAGAAGTGTCGACTCCGTCAGTGCGAGGTCCGAGCACGG AAGATGCTTCGTGTCAAAGATGAAGAGATGGGGCGGAGTGGCAGCAGGGGGCGGGGCCCACTGAGGAGAGGGACGGGGCATCTTacggaggaggacgacgacgatgacgaagaagaggaggaggaggaggcggggttTAGTGAGAGCGAGCTGGAGCTGTACGAGCAGTACAGAGCTGCTGGATACGTGGAcctg gtgtggCAGAGCGAGGACGAGGACACTCAGTCAGACTCTGTGAGGAAAAAGGCGGTGAAGGTGAAGCACGTGAAGCGTCGAGAGAAGAAGCCAGAGAAGAAG aagtctgtgtctgtccctaAAGAGGAGGTGAAGCCGCGGCGTCACAAAGTGAAGCAGCGTCACAAGGAGCGCGTGCGACACAGTGAGCGGGCTGGAGAGGGCGGAGTTAAAGAGGTGGGCGGGGCCACGAAGCAGTGCCTGGGTCCTGGATGCGTTGAACTGGCGAGGACAAACTCTAAATACTGTTCTGACGACTGTGGCATGAAACTCGCTGCCAA TCGTATCTATGAGATCCTTCCTCAGAGGAtccagcagtggcagcagagtCCCTGTGTGGCTGAGGAAATGGGGCGGAGACAGCTGGAGCGAATCAGGAGGGAGCAGCAGGCGGCGAGGCTCCGCCTCACACAGATGGAGAAGCGTTTCCACGAGCTTGAAGGAATCATCGCTAACGCTAAACTGCAGCAGGTCCAACAGCACGAGGAG gtggCTGAAGGTGATGGGGACGACACAGACCTTCAGATCTTCTGTGTGTCATGCAGTCACCCTGTCAACCCCAAGGTGGCGCTGAGACACATGGAAAGATGCTACGCTAAA TATGAGAGTCAAACATCATTCGGGTCCATGTACCCAACACGTATTGAGGG AGCCACCCGGTTGTTCTGCGACGTCTACAACCCTCATAGTAAGACATACTGTAAACGGCTGCAGGTCTTATGTCCTGAACACTCCAGAGACCCAAAG GTCCCAGCAGACGAAGTGTGTGGTTGTCCTCTGGTGAAGGACGTGTTTGAGCCGACGGGAGACTTCTGCCGCGTCTCAAAGAGGAAGTGTAACAAACATTACTGTTGGGAGAAACTACGACGAGCCGAGGTTGACCTGGAGAGAGTCCGAGTG TGGTACAAACTGGACGAGCTGTTCGAGCAGGAGCGGAACCTGAGGACGGCCATGACCAACCGAGCCGGACTGTTAGCTCTGATGCTGCACCAGACCATCCAACATGACCCCATCACCACTGACCTGCGCACTGCCAAAGACCGCTAG
- the zgc:113363 gene encoding myoD family inhibitor domain-containing protein isoform X1, whose product METTSSHCGDITGGGADKKSNQSESILTQPTANGMLPHQKTEEAPPPLSDRSEDGDLSDDSVTGSSSSTNDIAPLLPQPPAAGQRKHTGVDTSSEATAPVCAPPPLQSSSCHHHHHQSTNQKRLSSSKGPASLKTDAAHIKEVAGDDRYLCLTDCCVHCLLACLFCELLSMCSAVGECLACAVGGVSCCDAAVGCCSCCVEAACTEEACQAVLDCGILQDCCGSSDCLDICLECCSICFPS is encoded by the exons ATGGAGACAACATCATCGCACTGCGGTGACATCACTGGGGGTGGAGCCGACAAGAAATCAAACCAATCAGAGAGCATCTTGACTCAGCCAACGGCCAATGGGATGCTACCACATCAGAAGACAG AGGAGGCCCCACCCCCTCTCTCTGACAGGTCAGAGGATGGTGACCTCAGTGATGACTCAGTgacaggctcctcctcctccaccaatGACATCGCTCCACTGCTGCCGCAGCCCCCTGCTGCTGGACAGCgcaaacacacag gtgtggaCACATCATCAGAGGCTACCGCCCCCGTTTGTGCTCCGCCCCCTCTTCAGTCGTCctcctgtcatcatcatcatcatcagagcaCCAATCAGAAGCGTCTCTCCTCCTCTAAAGGCCCCGCCTCCTTAAAGACCGACGCTGCTCACATCAAAGAAGTTGCTGGAGATG ACCGTTATCTCTGTCTCACAGACTGTTGTGTCCACTGTCTCCTGGCCTGTCTCTTCTGTGAGCTGCTGTCCATGTGCTCGGCCGTGGGGGAGTGTCTGGCGTGTGCAGTGGGCGGGGTCAGCTGCTGTGACGCTGCTGTtggctgctgtagctgctgtgtgGAGGCGGCTTGTACAGAGGAGGCGTGTCAGGCCGTGTTGGATTGTGGGATACTGCAGGACTGCTGCGGATCGTCCGACTGTCTGGACATTTGTCTGGAATGTTGCTCCATCTGCTTCCCCTCATGA
- the tfe3a gene encoding transcription factor E3a: MSAFSSDQLLIGEPDRTGAEQHGEAGILQPQTVFVILDSAETLNLVRVESGIVADIEVDSLLPSGCDTFYQIKSQPISMSTSDANCCSSASSSSSSSLPSVMSSRVLLRQDLMRQQALEEEQKEAQQQLRSADSSSSLPVSVGVSSNSRPPAQVPVEVLKVQTHLENPTRYHIEQAQRQQVRQYLSANQRPAALSPSHSPHLSSTPGLKPVDGKQEMEETVIDDIISLESSLNDKFLTLMDSELQIANTLPVSGAMLDVYGGSGEMATPTITVSNSCPAELHTVKTELCEVETKALIKERQKKDNHNLIERRRRFNINDRIKELGAMVPKSTELETRWNKGTILKASVDYIRKLQKDQHRVRDMEERQRRLESTNRSLMLRLQELERQAHLHGLSSCSSSSSPAPASSSSSSSALLSPSLPLPFSSSPSSSLVTPSLDLDVLSFAELDEPQTSASVFSPDLMCVGVSELTALHGLNHLLMEEGAGGEGCDPLLSCGASKSSSRRSSFSMDEDL, from the exons ATGTCAGCCTTCAGCTCGGACCAGCTCCTCATCGGAGAGCCGGACCGAACCGGAGCCGAGCAACACGGGGAGGCCGGGATCCTGCAGCCGCAGACCGTGTTCGTCATCCTGGACTCGGCTGAAACCCTCAATCTGGTCCG GGTGGAGTCTGGGATCGTCGCTGACATCGAGGTCGACAGTTTGCTGCCATCAGGCTGTGACACTTTCTACCAGATCAAGAGTCAGCCAATCAGCatgag TACATCTGATGCAAATTGCTGttcttcagcatcatcatcatcatcatcctcactgCCCTCAGTAATGTCATCCag gGTGTTGCTGCGTCAGGACCTGATGCGTCAGCAGGCTctagaggaggagcagaaggaggcacagcagcagctccgctcagcagactcctcctcctcgttgcCTGTCTCAGTAGGCGTGTCCTCCAACTCCAGACCTCCCGCTCAGGTTCCTGTGGAGGTGCTGAAG GTGCAGACTCACCTGGAGAACCCGACCAGGTATCACATCGAGCAGGCACAGAGGCAGCAGGTGCGTCAGTATCTCTCAGCAAATCAGAGACCAGCTGCTCTCTCGCCAAGCCACTCCCCCCACCTGAGCTCCACCCCCGGGCTGAAACCAGTGGatggcaaacaggaa ATGGAAGAGACTGtcattgatgacatcatcagtttGGAATCCAGCCTCAACGACAAGTTTCTGACACTGATGGATTCTGAACTTCAGATCGCAAACACG TTGCCAGTGTCTGGTGCCATGTTGGATGTTTATGGCGGCAGTGGTGAGATGGCCACGCCCACCATCACCGTTAGCAACAGCTGCCCGGCAGAGTTGCACACAGTCAAGACGGAGCTGTGCG AGGTGGAGACCAAAGCTCTGatcaaagagagacagaagaaggaCAATCACAACCTCA ttgagaggaggaggagattcaACATCAACGACCGCATCAAAGAGCTCGGAGCTATGGTGCCCAAATCTACAGAGCT GGAGACGCGCTGGAACAAAGGAACCATCCTGAAGGCGTCGGTGGATTATATCAGAAAGCTGCAGAAGGATCAGCACCGAGTGCGAGACATGGAGGAGCGTCAGAGGAGGCTGGAGAGCACCAACCGCTCACTCATGCTGCGCCTCcag gagcTGGAGCGTCAGGCTCATCTCCACGGcctctcctcctgttcctcctcttcctctcctgcccccgcctcttcctcctcctcttcctccgctctgctctccccctctcttcctctccccttctcctcctccccctcctcatccCTGGTCACGCCCTCTCTGGATCTGGACGTGCTGAGCTTCGCGGAGCTAGACGAGCCTCAGACGTCGGCATCTGTCTTCTCGCCGGACctgatgtgtgtgggtgtgtcggAGCTGACGGCACTGCATGGACTGAACCACCTGCTGATGGAGGAGGGGGCAGGAGGGGAGGGGTGTGACCCGCTGCTGTCCTGCGGAGCGtccaagagcagcagcaggaggagcagcttCAGCATGGATGAGGACCTCTGA
- the zgc:113363 gene encoding myoD family inhibitor domain-containing protein isoform X2: METTSSHCGDITGGGADKKSNQSESILTQPTANGMLPHQKTEEAPPPLSDRSEDGDLSDDSVTGSSSSTNDIAPLLPQPPAAGQRKHTGVDTSSEATAPVCAPPPLQSSSCHHHHHQSTNQKRLSSSKGPASLKTDAAHIKEVAGDDCCVHCLLACLFCELLSMCSAVGECLACAVGGVSCCDAAVGCCSCCVEAACTEEACQAVLDCGILQDCCGSSDCLDICLECCSICFPS; encoded by the exons ATGGAGACAACATCATCGCACTGCGGTGACATCACTGGGGGTGGAGCCGACAAGAAATCAAACCAATCAGAGAGCATCTTGACTCAGCCAACGGCCAATGGGATGCTACCACATCAGAAGACAG AGGAGGCCCCACCCCCTCTCTCTGACAGGTCAGAGGATGGTGACCTCAGTGATGACTCAGTgacaggctcctcctcctccaccaatGACATCGCTCCACTGCTGCCGCAGCCCCCTGCTGCTGGACAGCgcaaacacacag gtgtggaCACATCATCAGAGGCTACCGCCCCCGTTTGTGCTCCGCCCCCTCTTCAGTCGTCctcctgtcatcatcatcatcatcagagcaCCAATCAGAAGCGTCTCTCCTCCTCTAAAGGCCCCGCCTCCTTAAAGACCGACGCTGCTCACATCAAAGAAGTTGCTGGAGATG ACTGTTGTGTCCACTGTCTCCTGGCCTGTCTCTTCTGTGAGCTGCTGTCCATGTGCTCGGCCGTGGGGGAGTGTCTGGCGTGTGCAGTGGGCGGGGTCAGCTGCTGTGACGCTGCTGTtggctgctgtagctgctgtgtgGAGGCGGCTTGTACAGAGGAGGCGTGTCAGGCCGTGTTGGATTGTGGGATACTGCAGGACTGCTGCGGATCGTCCGACTGTCTGGACATTTGTCTGGAATGTTGCTCCATCTGCTTCCCCTCATGA